DNA sequence from the Moorena sp. SIOASIH genome:
TCATGACCTGGTTGCATTTTAATTGGTTCGATTAGATGTCCAGTTAGTTGTATCGCTGCTTCATCCATACTTTTCAGAGGCTCACTTGGGCTATGTTGGCTGCAAAAGATATCGAGAACAACTTCCATTTCTGCCACGAAGCGGGCGTTCATCTCTTTCGGGAATACAAAAACGTTGTTTTTTCCATGGACGTAGTTGGTTTTTTTTAGATAGCTACGTACTGTTTCATGAGAAATTTCCGTGACTATTCCTCGTGTTTTCAATTCTTTAGTTAATAGCCTCAAGCTCCAGTGCGCTCTACCTAATGGTGGTGTGGAGCAATCATATTGCGATTAGTTGGGCAAATTGTTCGACCTTCAGTTTCGGTGGTAGGGGTTGGGAAATGCGCTGACGACGATTCAAGCTTGGTTCGATTCCTTGAGACGAAACCTTAGGGAGTGGAGCCTTAATTAACAATTTTCAACTCTTTTGCGCAAGAACCTTAAACTATAAAGGCTCCACTCCCTTACGGTAACTTCAAAGCTGTAAAAACCTTTTCCTTTTCCTGCCTACTGTGTTACGATGCACATTTAATGCCGAACTGATTTCTTCATCTGTCCATTTTTGTTTAGCTTGAGTACTTTCATCACACATCAATAAAACCTGAGCATGAAGTATTTTCTTTGTCGGTGCATGACCATTACGACTAATTCCTTCCAGTTTTTCTCTCTGGTCTGAAGTTAGAAAAACCATTACCCGACGACCTCTTCCCATATTATCCAGTTTGTTTTCTGTCTATTACACTATTTTAAGCTTGCCACGCCACTACAGAACATTTTCAAACAAAATAATAACGCCTGGGCATCAATTATTATTAAATAATCATGGGACTTGTCAACAATAAACACTCATCTTTGCTTCAGGCTTAAATAAGTGACATACTCCCGACGCCGAATCTTTGATTACGGCGCGGGCTTCTTAACCTCACGATTAAGAGTTTCTGCGTAGCACTTATCTAGGTACAAAACCCCCGACAGTACGCTATCAGCAGACAGTTTCCTTTCCCCAATTGTCCTTGGGTACTTATTGATTCCACGATTACGCATTACTTCGGCTGAAGCGACATCTCTATGGTTGGAATACCCGCATTCATCACAGGTATGCCAACGGATTGAGAGGTTATTATCCCACTCGGTTCCACATTCAGGACATTGCTTTGATGTCCCTTTATGGTCAACTTCTGCGAAAAACTTTCCTCGTTTCCAACATACCCATTTCAATAATTCTCTGAACTGACCAAAGCCAGCATCAAGAGAATGCTTACCCAGAAAGCCCTTTGCCATTACTCTGTAATCAATGTCTTCTACAAAAATTGAATCAGCCTGGTCACAGAGTTGATGTGCAACTTTAAGGTGAAAATCTTTACGGGTATTACCAATTTGGTGATGTAACCGTGCTACCTTGATTTGTGCTTTTTCGTAATTCTTAGACCGTTTCTTTTTTCGAGATGCTCTACGTTGCAGCAACTCGCGCGTTCCCTAGCGCCGTGCGACGGCGCGGGGTCGCTCGTCAATTTCAGCTCGCGTTGTAGGTCTATGAAAAACCTCGGTCTAGGAATCGTTAAATTATCTGATGTAGCTAGGAAATCAATCAACCCGACATCTACTCCGATTGCTCGTCCAAAAGCCTGGTTTTCCGGAACAGAAACATCAGCAAGAATTGTGATAACAACAAACCATTTTGTTCCT
Encoded proteins:
- a CDS encoding transposase, with product MLQRRASRKKKRSKNYEKAQIKVARLHHQIGNTRKDFHLKVAHQLCDQADSIFVEDIDYRVMAKGFLGKHSLDAGFGQFRELLKWVCWKRGKFFAEVDHKGTSKQCPECGTEWDNNLSIRWHTCDECGYSNHRDVASAEVMRNRGINKYPRTIGERKLSADSVLSGVLYLDKCYAETLNREVKKPAP